The following DNA comes from Crateriforma spongiae.
ACCGCGTCAAATTCATTGCGGTCAAGTCGTGTTGGCGGTCGGCGGTACCGACCATCCGAGACGCATGGGAATCGACGGCGAAGACCTGCCGCATGTTGATGGCTACCTACGCGAGGTCCACCAGTATTTCGGTCGTCGTGTCTTGATCGTTGGCGGACGAAACAGCGCCATCGAGGCAGCGTTGCGGCTGTACCACGTCGGTGCCGATGTGACGCTTTCGTATCGTGCTCCTTCTTTGCCCAGCACCAGCATCAAGTATTGGCTTCGTCCAGAAATCGAAGGCCTGATCCGTGCCGGCCGCATCACCGCCCATTTCTCGACGGTCCCACTCCGGATCACCTCAAGCCAAGTGGAACTGGCCGCGGTCGACCCCGAAAGCGGCGATATCGATCGGGCTTCGCCGACAATCGTCCCGGTGGATGATGTTTTGACGCTGATCGGCTACGAACAAGACAAAACGCTGTTCCGCGAAATCGGCATCGAATTGGTCCATCCGGGCGACCATCCGGCCTACGATGCCGAAACGATGATGACCTCGGTCCCGGGCGTGTATGTGGCCGGGACGGCGGTCGCCGGCACGCAATCCAGTCGCTACAAGGTCTTTTTGGAAAACTGTCACGAACACGTCGACAAGATCGTCCGCCACATCACCGGAAGATCCGTGGCGGTGTCACAGGATTCCTCAATCGATTCGATCATCCGTGCACAGCCGGAAAGCTGACGCATCGCTATCGGTTGGGATCATCGATGCAGCGTGGCTGTCGCCACGTTGCAAACGCCGTTGATCAAGCGAAACGGGCAGTCGGCCGCACGCTTGTCTCACTTCGACGAATGCCCCGGGGTCTTGTTCAACTTGTTCAAGTATTCGTACATGTTGAAACGCTCGGGATAAGCGACGCCGGTTCGATCGGCCCATGATTCCCAAGCCGCGATCAATCGGTCACGAACCTCGGGGCGGGTGTCGGCCAGATCGTTCAGTTCCGTTCGGTCGTTCGCCATGTCGTACAGTTCCCACGGCTTGCCGTATTCACGAACCAGTTTCCAGTCACCGTCGCGGGCCGCGGCGTTGCCCTCGTGTTCCCAAAAGATCGTTTCGGTGTGGATCGGATCTTTTGAACCCTTCAACAGCGGCAGCATCGAACGCCCTTCGATCGGCGTGACATCGGACGGATAGGATCCGCCGGCCAATTCCATCAGCGTGGGCATGAAGTCTTGTAGGTAAGCCACTTCATCGACCAATGAACCGTTCAGCTTGTTGGGGATTCCCGCGGGCCAATGGGCG
Coding sequences within:
- a CDS encoding NAD(P)-binding domain-containing protein; translated protein: MNALPPCPTSSCQVVVVGGGPIGIETAVACRNAGLDAQVIEAGVIGQTMSWWAPGTRWFSSNERIAIAGVPLLTPDQTKATREQYLTYLRSVVQQFELDVRCRQRVASVQRDGDGLTVLVQTPAGPRQIHCGQVVLAVGGTDHPRRMGIDGEDLPHVDGYLREVHQYFGRRVLIVGGRNSAIEAALRLYHVGADVTLSYRAPSLPSTSIKYWLRPEIEGLIRAGRITAHFSTVPLRITSSQVELAAVDPESGDIDRASPTIVPVDDVLTLIGYEQDKTLFREIGIELVHPGDHPAYDAETMMTSVPGVYVAGTAVAGTQSSRYKVFLENCHEHVDKIVRHITGRSVAVSQDSSIDSIIRAQPES